A genome region from Mycolicibacterium litorale includes the following:
- a CDS encoding lysophospholipid acyltransferase family protein produces MSVLRPLLKTYHRAEMRGLESFPRAGGALVVSNHSGGLFAMDVPVFAAGFYEQFGYDRPVYTLSHDLLMTGLTAEFFTKTGFIRANHENADEALRSGGVVIVFPGGDYDVYRPTLAESKIDFGGRTGYVRAALNAGVPLVPTVSIGGQESQFYLSRGEWLAKAIRLDKLLRAKILPISFGFPFGLSAVLPVNLPLPTKIVTRVLEPIDIVAEFGEDPDVDEVDAHVRHVMQRALDELAAERRFPVLG; encoded by the coding sequence ATGAGCGTGCTACGCCCGCTGCTCAAGACCTACCACCGCGCCGAGATGCGTGGTCTGGAGTCGTTCCCCCGGGCGGGCGGCGCGCTGGTGGTGTCGAACCACTCCGGCGGGCTGTTCGCGATGGACGTACCCGTGTTCGCCGCGGGCTTCTACGAGCAGTTCGGCTACGACCGCCCGGTCTACACGCTGTCGCACGATCTGCTGATGACGGGGCTGACCGCGGAGTTCTTCACCAAGACCGGCTTCATCCGCGCCAACCACGAGAACGCCGACGAGGCGCTGCGCTCCGGCGGGGTGGTGATCGTGTTCCCCGGCGGCGACTACGACGTGTACCGGCCGACGCTGGCCGAGAGCAAGATCGACTTCGGCGGCCGCACCGGTTATGTCCGCGCCGCGCTGAACGCCGGCGTGCCGCTGGTGCCGACCGTCTCGATCGGCGGCCAGGAGAGCCAGTTCTACCTCAGCCGCGGTGAGTGGCTGGCCAAGGCCATTCGGCTGGACAAGCTGCTGCGGGCCAAGATCCTGCCGATCTCGTTCGGCTTCCCGTTCGGGTTGTCGGCGGTACTCCCGGTCAACCTGCCGCTGCCCACCAAGATCGTCACCCGGGTCCTCGAACCGATCGACATCGTCGCGGAGTTCGGTGAGGATCCCGACGTCGATGAGGTCGACGCCCACGTCCGCCACGTGATGCAGCGCGCGCTCGACGAACTGGCCGCCGAGCGCCGCTTCCCGGTGCTGGGCTGA
- a CDS encoding alpha/beta hydrolase yields MPKPRPLLGTSLELLNAANGVQPLGRKGYVTLPTFAFGWPTTELAPLYLTGSVLDTVRRALRGHFTSRSGRVALALKAVTWALLVLIQRRNVKSEPYFEAGLREALGEDYAKIAAESQPARRHGGVFKTGWSRRRYVEKKGTVRYGPHRANTADIWRRSDLPRDGRAPVLLQVPGGAWAIGMRRPQAYPLLSHMTERGWICVSMGYRISPRHTWPAHIIDVKRALAWIRENIADYGGDPDFVAITGGSAGGHLTALAALTPNDPQWQPGFADADTSVRAAVPVYGRYDWFSAKGEGRPQFIAFLQKFVVKKPYLGNRRDYLEASPITRLRPDAPPFFVLHGQDDSIIPVPEGREFVEELRKVSTSPVAYSEIPHAQHAFDFYGSPRGHYTAEAIERFLSWVHAQRD; encoded by the coding sequence ATGCCCAAGCCTAGGCCGCTGCTCGGTACGAGCCTGGAACTGCTCAACGCCGCGAACGGTGTGCAGCCGCTGGGCCGCAAGGGCTACGTCACGCTGCCCACGTTCGCGTTCGGGTGGCCCACCACCGAACTCGCGCCGCTGTACCTCACCGGGTCGGTGCTCGACACGGTCCGCCGCGCCCTGCGGGGACACTTCACCAGCCGGTCGGGTCGGGTCGCGTTGGCGCTCAAGGCCGTCACCTGGGCCCTGCTGGTGCTGATCCAACGGCGAAACGTCAAGTCCGAACCGTACTTCGAGGCGGGGCTTCGTGAGGCGCTCGGTGAGGACTACGCGAAGATCGCCGCCGAATCGCAGCCCGCCCGTCGCCACGGAGGGGTGTTCAAGACGGGCTGGTCGCGGCGGCGCTACGTCGAGAAGAAGGGCACCGTGCGCTACGGGCCACACCGGGCGAACACCGCCGACATCTGGCGCCGCAGCGACCTGCCGCGCGACGGGCGCGCACCGGTGCTGCTGCAGGTGCCCGGCGGGGCGTGGGCGATCGGAATGCGCCGCCCGCAGGCCTATCCGCTCCTGAGCCACATGACCGAACGCGGCTGGATCTGCGTGTCGATGGGATACCGGATCAGCCCGCGGCACACCTGGCCCGCGCACATCATCGACGTCAAACGCGCCCTGGCCTGGATCCGCGAGAACATCGCCGACTACGGCGGCGACCCGGACTTCGTGGCGATCACCGGCGGTTCGGCGGGCGGTCACCTCACCGCACTCGCCGCGCTGACGCCGAACGACCCGCAGTGGCAACCGGGATTCGCCGACGCCGACACGTCCGTGCGCGCCGCCGTGCCCGTCTACGGCCGCTACGACTGGTTCTCCGCCAAGGGCGAAGGCCGGCCGCAGTTCATCGCGTTCCTTCAGAAGTTCGTGGTCAAGAAGCCGTACCTCGGCAACCGCCGCGACTACCTCGAGGCCTCACCGATCACGCGGTTACGACCTGACGCGCCACCGTTTTTCGTGTTGCACGGCCAGGACGACTCGATCATCCCCGTTCCGGAGGGCCGGGAGTTCGTCGAGGAACTGCGCAAGGTGTCGACGAGCCCGGTGGCGTACTCGGAGATCCCGCACGCCCAGCACGCGTTCGACTTCTACGGGTCGCCGCGCGGGCACTACACCGCCGAGGCGATCGAACGCTTCCTGTCGTGGGTGCACGCGCAGCGGGACTGA
- a CDS encoding CsbD family protein, producing MSASDKAKNKLQQLQGKMRAATGGAIGDPDMAARGRGDQRIAHLKDAGEKVKDAFRSRRRPRRY from the coding sequence ATGAGCGCCAGCGACAAGGCGAAGAACAAGCTGCAGCAGCTGCAGGGCAAGATGCGGGCGGCCACGGGCGGCGCGATCGGCGACCCGGACATGGCGGCGCGTGGTCGCGGTGACCAGCGGATCGCGCATCTGAAGGACGCCGGTGAAAAGGTCAAGGACGCGTTCCGTTCGCGCCGGCGGCCGCGCCGGTACTGA
- the fadD12 gene encoding acyl-CoA ligase FadD12, translating into MGLTDRIGGALGLFDAMRRARLIAPMRPDKYVRIAAAMRRENMGITSGFASAAQRCPDLPGLVDELGTLTWRQIDQRSDALAAALQALPGGQPEVIGIMARNHRGFVESLIAANRIGADVLLLNTSFAGPALAEVVEREGVQAVIYDEEFAATVDRAAEGTGIARIVAWADQPRDGLTVESMIATHTGRHPERARSTSRVILLTSGTTGSPKGAKHSGGGPEILGAILRRTPWRAEEPVVIVAPMFHAWGFSQLAFAASLACPIVTRRRFDPEATLALVDEHRATGLIVVPVMFDRIMELPDEVRARYSGRTLRFAAASGSRMRPDVVTAFMDQFGDVIYNNYNATEAGMIATATPADLRVAPDTAGKPAEGTEIRILDPEFRELPAGETGSIFVRNSTQFDGYTSGSTKDFHDGFMSSGDVGYLDEAGRLFVVGRDDEMIVSGGENVYPIEVEKTLTTHSEVAEASVIGVDDEQYGQRLAAFVVLTPGASVTPEELKQYVRENLANYKVPRDITVLDELPRNSTGKILRRDLQTRAADAQA; encoded by the coding sequence ATGGGGTTGACCGACCGGATCGGTGGTGCGCTGGGCCTGTTCGACGCGATGCGCCGAGCCCGGCTGATCGCCCCGATGCGGCCCGACAAGTACGTGCGCATCGCCGCGGCGATGCGCCGCGAGAACATGGGCATCACGTCCGGCTTCGCCAGCGCCGCTCAGCGGTGCCCGGACCTCCCGGGTCTGGTCGACGAGCTCGGCACGCTGACGTGGCGGCAGATCGACCAGCGCAGCGACGCCCTGGCCGCCGCACTGCAGGCGCTACCCGGCGGGCAGCCCGAGGTCATCGGCATCATGGCGCGCAATCACCGCGGCTTCGTGGAATCGCTGATCGCGGCGAACCGGATCGGCGCCGACGTGCTGCTCCTCAACACGTCGTTCGCCGGACCCGCGCTGGCCGAGGTGGTCGAACGCGAAGGCGTGCAGGCGGTGATCTACGACGAGGAGTTCGCCGCCACGGTGGACCGGGCCGCGGAGGGCACCGGTATCGCGCGGATCGTCGCCTGGGCCGATCAGCCACGGGACGGGCTGACCGTCGAGTCGATGATCGCCACGCACACGGGCCGTCACCCCGAACGTGCGCGCAGCACGTCGAGGGTCATCCTGCTCACCTCCGGCACCACCGGATCACCGAAGGGCGCCAAACACTCCGGCGGTGGACCCGAGATCCTCGGCGCGATCCTGCGCCGGACGCCGTGGCGGGCCGAGGAGCCGGTGGTGATCGTGGCGCCGATGTTCCACGCGTGGGGGTTCTCGCAGCTGGCGTTCGCGGCGTCACTGGCGTGTCCGATCGTGACGCGGCGCAGATTCGACCCGGAGGCGACGCTGGCCCTGGTCGACGAGCATCGCGCGACGGGGCTGATCGTGGTGCCGGTGATGTTCGACCGGATCATGGAACTGCCCGACGAGGTGCGGGCCCGCTACAGCGGCCGGACGCTGCGCTTCGCCGCCGCCTCCGGCTCGCGGATGCGCCCCGACGTCGTCACCGCGTTCATGGACCAGTTCGGCGACGTCATCTACAACAACTACAACGCCACCGAGGCCGGCATGATCGCCACCGCGACACCCGCCGACCTGCGCGTCGCACCCGACACGGCCGGTAAACCCGCGGAGGGCACCGAGATCCGCATCCTCGACCCCGAGTTCCGCGAGCTGCCCGCCGGCGAGACCGGCAGCATCTTCGTGCGCAACTCCACGCAGTTCGACGGGTACACCTCCGGGTCGACGAAGGACTTCCACGACGGCTTCATGTCCTCCGGTGACGTCGGCTACCTCGACGAGGCGGGACGGCTGTTCGTCGTCGGCCGCGACGACGAGATGATCGTCTCCGGCGGCGAGAACGTCTACCCGATCGAGGTCGAGAAGACCCTGACCACGCACTCCGAGGTGGCCGAGGCCTCGGTCATCGGGGTGGACGACGAGCAGTATGGGCAGCGGCTGGCGGCATTCGTGGTTTTGACACCGGGTGCATCGGTTACCCCCGAGGAACTGAAACAGTACGTCCGAGAGAATTTGGCGAACTACAAAGTGCCCAGAGACATCACGGTGCTCGACGAGTTGCCGCGCAACAGCACCGGCAAGATCCTGCGACGAGACCTGCAGACCCGTGCCGCCGATGCCCAAGCCTAG
- a CDS encoding WS/DGAT/MGAT family O-acyltransferase encodes MKRLSGWDAFLLYSETPTVHMHTLKLAVIQLDDLGGRSFGIEEFRQVIHSRLYKLDPFRYELVDIPFKFHHPMWRENCEVDLEYHVRPYRVDSPGGRRQLDEAVGRIASTPLDRSKPLWEMYFIEGLADGRIAVLGKIHHALADGIASANLMARGMDLQTGPQHDRDSYATDPAPSRGELVRTAFRDHLRQIGKLPANWRYTAQGLQRVRRSSRKLSPELTRPFTPPPSFMNHKVDGVRKFATATMALADIKETAKHLGVTLNDLVLAISAGALRKLLLRYDGHADHPLLASVPVSFDFSPERISGNYFTGVLVCIPVQIEDPLQRVQECHKAAATAKEGHHLIGPELVSRWSSYFPPAPAEALFRWLANKDGQNKVLNLPISNVPGPRERGRVGGALVTEIYSVGPLTTGSGLNITVWSYVDQLNISVLSDGATVEDPHELTDAMVEAFVEIRSAAGLSEQLTVVETAMAQ; translated from the coding sequence GTGAAACGGCTCAGCGGGTGGGATGCGTTTCTGCTGTACAGCGAAACACCCACGGTGCACATGCACACGCTCAAGCTGGCGGTGATCCAGCTCGACGATCTGGGCGGCCGCTCGTTCGGCATCGAGGAGTTCCGGCAGGTCATCCACAGCCGGCTCTACAAACTCGATCCGTTCCGCTATGAGCTCGTCGACATCCCGTTCAAGTTCCACCATCCGATGTGGCGGGAGAATTGCGAGGTCGACCTCGAATACCACGTCCGGCCGTATCGGGTGGACAGCCCCGGCGGCCGCCGCCAGCTCGACGAGGCGGTCGGCCGCATCGCCAGCACCCCGCTGGACCGCAGCAAGCCGCTGTGGGAGATGTACTTCATCGAGGGGCTGGCGGACGGGCGGATCGCGGTGCTCGGCAAGATCCACCATGCCCTGGCCGACGGCATCGCCTCGGCCAACCTGATGGCCCGCGGCATGGATCTGCAGACCGGCCCGCAGCACGACCGCGACTCCTACGCCACCGATCCGGCCCCGAGCCGCGGTGAGCTCGTCCGCACCGCGTTCCGCGACCACCTACGCCAGATCGGCAAACTGCCGGCCAACTGGCGCTATACCGCCCAAGGGTTGCAACGGGTTCGACGCAGCAGCCGCAAGCTCTCCCCGGAGCTGACCCGCCCGTTCACCCCGCCGCCGTCGTTCATGAACCACAAGGTCGACGGCGTCCGCAAATTCGCCACCGCCACAATGGCTCTCGCGGACATCAAAGAGACCGCCAAACACCTCGGCGTGACGCTCAACGATCTGGTGCTCGCCATCTCGGCCGGCGCTCTGCGGAAGTTGTTGCTGCGCTATGACGGTCACGCCGACCATCCACTCCTGGCGTCGGTCCCGGTGAGTTTCGACTTCAGCCCCGAACGCATCTCCGGCAACTACTTCACCGGTGTGCTGGTGTGCATCCCGGTGCAGATCGAAGATCCGCTGCAGCGAGTCCAGGAGTGCCACAAGGCTGCCGCAACGGCCAAGGAGGGCCATCACCTCATCGGACCCGAACTGGTCAGCCGGTGGTCGTCGTACTTCCCGCCCGCCCCGGCCGAGGCGCTGTTCCGGTGGCTGGCCAACAAGGACGGCCAGAACAAGGTGCTCAACCTGCCGATCTCGAACGTGCCGGGCCCGCGCGAACGCGGACGGGTCGGCGGCGCCCTGGTCACCGAGATCTATTCGGTCGGCCCGCTCACCACGGGCAGCGGCCTCAACATCACCGTGTGGAGCTACGTCGACCAGCTCAACATCTCAGTCCTCTCCGACGGCGCGACCGTCGAGGACCCGCACGAGCTGACCGACGCGATGGTCGAGGCGTTCGTCGAGATCCGTTCGGCGGCTGGTCTTTCCGAGCAGCTGACGGTGGTCGAGACGGCGATGGCGCAGTAG
- a CDS encoding DUF1206 domain-containing protein: MTDETGAAGAVRTATDNRAAQIAARTGYLINGVLHLLIAYIIFRVAIGSGHGDADQSGALATLAETKGGFLALWGVAVALVPLTLWRLAETVLGLHPSEHHEAHRDPDDFLVVNRLKALGLAVVYAAVAAMAVQFALGSRHSSAERSVGLSIWLMRSPEGKALLAVIGLGVTALGCYYAFKGASRRFRDDLTISGGRLLTVLGVCGHVAEGLVLAGAGVLVVVASIRADPSKATGLDGAVKALGQAPFGSVLIGIAAAGFAAYGMYSFALTRYARM; this comes from the coding sequence GTGACGGATGAGACCGGCGCCGCCGGCGCCGTCCGCACCGCCACGGACAACCGGGCAGCCCAGATCGCGGCGCGCACCGGATATCTGATCAACGGCGTTCTGCATCTGCTGATCGCCTACATCATCTTCCGCGTCGCGATCGGCTCCGGCCACGGCGACGCCGACCAGTCCGGCGCGCTGGCCACACTCGCCGAGACGAAGGGCGGATTCCTCGCGCTCTGGGGGGTCGCGGTGGCGCTCGTTCCGCTGACCCTGTGGCGCCTGGCGGAGACCGTTCTCGGACTGCATCCGAGCGAGCACCACGAAGCGCACCGGGATCCCGACGACTTCCTGGTGGTCAACCGCCTCAAGGCACTCGGGCTCGCGGTGGTATATGCCGCGGTGGCGGCGATGGCCGTCCAGTTTGCCTTGGGCAGCAGGCATTCGAGCGCGGAGCGCAGCGTCGGGTTGAGCATCTGGCTGATGCGCAGCCCCGAGGGCAAGGCCCTGCTCGCGGTGATCGGTCTCGGCGTCACCGCGTTGGGCTGTTACTACGCGTTCAAGGGCGCCTCGCGGCGGTTCCGCGACGACTTGACGATCTCCGGCGGTCGGCTGCTGACCGTGCTCGGGGTGTGCGGTCACGTCGCGGAGGGTCTGGTGCTGGCGGGCGCCGGGGTGCTGGTCGTCGTCGCCTCGATCCGCGCCGATCCCTCGAAAGCCACCGGACTCGACGGCGCGGTCAAGGCGCTCGGACAGGCGCCGTTCGGCTCGGTGTTGATCGGGATCGCCGCGGCCGGTTTCGCCGCGTACGGGATGTACAGCTTCGCACTCACCCGCTACGCGCGGATGTGA
- a CDS encoding pentapeptide repeat-containing protein, with the protein MRVSARSYLIAGVSLASAGLIVGGSNTPVVERADATVAPMAATTTVPRLDEPAAVPEPGRASVGAAFVAPVPEPDVAAQIAVPDVGGLDPEPGRPGIQLSLLTGTPNLGYGNEGLFNAGANNTGNFNIGGANDGDFNIGTGNVGDFNIGYDNTGDFNIGGDNTGDFNVGFDNTGGERNFGAGNSGSYNVGFFNTGAFNVGVGNTGVGNVGFFNTGDYTVGAFNVGIRYAGTPGISTGRAADTDDDDADTGTLNTRASLSDNNSDEDETTTRTTGRSAGQDEGGDDNSEKAGAGADATSGGAAHSDGADGDNGADVDD; encoded by the coding sequence ATGAGAGTTTCCGCCCGTTCCTACCTCATCGCCGGTGTGTCCCTCGCGAGCGCGGGGCTCATCGTCGGGGGTTCCAACACGCCCGTCGTCGAGCGGGCCGATGCCACCGTCGCTCCGATGGCCGCCACCACGACGGTGCCGCGGCTCGACGAACCGGCAGCGGTCCCGGAACCCGGGCGGGCGTCGGTCGGTGCGGCGTTCGTGGCGCCCGTGCCGGAACCGGACGTCGCCGCGCAGATCGCGGTTCCCGACGTCGGCGGCCTCGACCCCGAACCGGGCAGGCCGGGAATCCAGCTCAGCCTGCTGACCGGCACTCCGAACCTGGGCTACGGCAACGAGGGTCTGTTCAACGCCGGAGCCAACAACACCGGCAACTTCAACATCGGCGGTGCGAACGACGGTGATTTCAACATCGGCACCGGCAACGTCGGGGACTTCAACATCGGCTACGACAACACCGGTGACTTCAACATCGGCGGCGACAACACCGGTGACTTCAACGTCGGCTTCGACAACACCGGCGGCGAGCGCAATTTCGGCGCGGGCAACAGCGGCTCCTACAACGTCGGATTCTTCAACACCGGCGCGTTCAACGTCGGGGTCGGCAACACCGGCGTCGGCAACGTGGGGTTCTTCAACACCGGTGACTACACCGTCGGCGCGTTCAACGTCGGCATCCGCTACGCAGGCACCCCGGGGATCAGCACGGGCCGCGCTGCCGACACCGATGACGACGACGCCGACACCGGCACGCTGAACACGCGGGCTTCCCTGTCGGACAACAATTCCGACGAGGACGAGACCACGACCCGCACCACCGGGAGGTCGGCAGGCCAGGACGAGGGCGGCGACGACAACAGCGAAAAGGCCGGTGCGGGAGCCGACGCCACCAGCGGCGGTGCGGCCCACAGCGACGGTGCCGACGGCGACAACGGTGCCGACGTCGACGACTGA